CGCCGCAATCAGAGCAACCCTTGATTATCCGGTAATCGATACCGATGTTCATACCAATGATTTCACACCGGCGTTTGAGGATTATATTGCTAAATACGGCGGTGTGAAACTCGTAGATGAGTTACGTAAAACCGAAGCTTCCCGTCTCAACTCCAAAAGCAATGGTAAAGACTGGTATCAACAAACCCCTGAAGAACGTCAATATAACCGGACAATCCGATCGCCTTGGTGGGCAAGAGTTACCAAAAATACGCTGGACCTCGCTACTTACACCCTCCCCGGATTGCTCTATGAGCGTCAGGCAGAGCAAGGATCAGACTATTCGGTGCTGTTTCTGAATAATGTCCTAGCACCGGCTGGAGCAAGTGCAGAGAATCGTCAAGCACTGCAACGCGCGGTTAATCATTATCATGCTGATATCTACCGTAAATATAGCGATCGCCTGACACCGGTAGCTGGTATTCCCTTAACTACTCCCCAAGAAGGCATTGAGGAGCTAGAATTTGCAGTAAAAACACTCGGTTTAAAAGTGATTAATATCACTGGCGGGGTGAAACGGCCAATTAAAGCGATCGCTGATAAATATCCAGCCGATAAATTCCCCGAAATCGCCAAGTATGCCTCTTATATCGACTTCTACGGACTAGATAGTGAATACGACTACGATCCCTTCTGGGCAAAGGTCGTGGAACTTGGTGTACCTGTCACCACCCATTACGGTAGCCAAGGTTGGACTGGACGCTCCTCCATTAGTAACTACATGAACAACCATATCGGTCACTTCGCCGATGGTTCGGAAGCATTTGCGAAGGCTTTGTTCTTCGGTGGCGTTACCAAGCGTTTTCCACAGTTGCGTGTAGCGATGCTCGAAGGTGGTGCAGATTGGGGTGCCCGCGTCTACATTCATTTGGTAGATCGTTTCTCCAAGCGCAATATCAAGGCATTGGAAAATTACAATCCAGCATTGACAAATGCTGATGAGCTATTTGAAATATTTGAACGCTATGGTGCAGAAGTTACTCAAGGGCATTCCCTCGATAAAGACGAATTGACCAAGACTGTACTGGGAGCTTCATTTAGCCGTCATAGCCGTGCGCCAATTGGTAGCGAATTGGACGATTTTGCAGCAGCAGGTATTGAAACAATTGAAGACATCCGCGATCGCTGGGTGAATAGTTTCTTCTTTGGTTCCGAGTCTGACGATCGCACCATTGCTACGGCATTCAACGACAAAGCCAATCCCTTGGGAGTCAAAATCAACGCCATCTATTCCTCTGATGTTGGTCATTGGGATGTACCAGACTTGACTTCCCCCTTGGCTGAAAGCTGGGATTTGGTTCAAGAAGGCGTTATTTCCGAAGCCGACTTTAAGTCCTATGTATTCGCTAATCCCTACAAGTTTTACACCCAAGCTAACCCCGAATTTTTCAAGGGTACTGCGATCGAATCCAAGGTAGGTAACACCGAATTTAAACAAGTGGACAAGAGCCTGGTGGTGGCGTAAAAGCCGAGATGAGGGCGTGGGGGGGAGATGAAAAAAAATCAATCCCCCATGCCCTGAGCGTAAAGCCTACGGCATAGCTTCGCTTAACGCGCAGCGTCTCCGTTAGGAGAAGCCGTTCGCGTAGCGTCTCGCAGAGAAGGGATGCCCAAAGCCCAAATAAATTAGGAGTCACAACCATGTCCGTAGAACAACGCTCTTACGAAACCAATAATGGTTCTTTGCCTTATCTTTTCTCGCCTGTTTCTGACAATGCCAAGCAACCTGCACCCTTAGTACTATTTCTGCATGGAGGACGCGATCGCGGGACGGATCTGAATGTGCTACTGAAATGGGGTCTACCTCGTTTCGTAGATTTATCCGACTCATTACCTTATGTCTTCGCCGCACCCCAGATTCCGGCTGAACAAACTTGGGCAGATCGAGCAGATGACGTGCTCGCTTTGCTTGATGAACTGATTGCTTCCCAGCCCGTCGATCCAGCACGGGTGATATTAGCCGGGTTCAGCTTAGGCTCGGCCGGGATCTGGCATGTCGCTGCTTTACATCCCAATCGCTTCGCCGGTCTAGTACCTGTATCTGGACGTGTACCCAAGACACTTGGAGAAAGCGAACTAGCTGCACTCAAAGATATTCCCGTTCAGATATTTCAAGGTGGACAAGACAAAAATCTGCCAATAGAGGATACAGAGAATTTTGTTGAGCGCTTACGCAAAGTCGGCGGGAAAGTCGATTTGACAGTGCTGCCAGAAGGCGATCATTTTATTGCAGATGAAGTATACAGCGATCCGAAGTTGCAACAGTGGCTAGTTTCCCTGAGCCGTCGCAACACTGCTTTAGTTGTCTGAGGCACAAAACCCCAAAAGTCAGCGCTCAGGAACTGGGGGCTGAGATACAAAAGAAGATTTTTCTCAATCCCCATGACCGACAAAGAAAAGGATACAAGCCCCTAAATTTATTTATGGTTACTGAGCGTAGCCGTAAAGCCTGCGGCATAGCTACGCTTAGGGCGCAGCCTCTCGTAGAGAAGTATGGGAATTATTAATTTTAAATTTTGAATTTTGAATTCGGAGCGAAGCGACGTGACCTTACCAACCACCAATCTTGGAAAAACTGGATTAACTTTTTCCCGCCTTTGTCTCGGCACCATGACCTTTGGATTGCAGACTGACGAAGAAACTTCTAGGGACATTCTCGACACCGCCGCCGATGGCGGAATCAACTTTTTAGATACAGCCGATGTTTATCCACTTGGCGGTGGGCTTGCTACTGCTGGGCGTACCGAAGAAATTGTTGGGCGCTGGCTCAAAGGTAAACGCAAACATTTTATCTTAGCTACCAAGTGCGTCGGCCGGGTTGGCCCTGCACCTTGGGATCAGGGTGCTTCGCGCAAACATATTCTAGATGCGATCGATGCTTCTCTACGACGTTTGGGAACCGACTATATCGACCTGTACCAATTGCACTCCGACGATACTTCCACCCCCCTCGATGAAACCCTGGAAGCGCTGGACGCGGTAGTTCGTGCTGGCAAAGTACGCTATATCGGGGTTTCCAACTTCTTAGCCTACCGACTTGCCCGCGCCTTGGGTCGCGCCGAGACACGCAATCTAACCAGGTTCGTCTCAATTCAGCCCCGCTACAACCTGTTGTTCCGCGAAATTGAGCGAGAACTATTGCCCCTAGCTAAAGAAGAAGGACTGGGTGTAATTTCCTACAATCCCTTGGCGGGTGGTCTGCTCACCGGGAAACACATTCTCGCTCAAGGCCCCACCTCCGGTACACGTTTTACGCTAGGTGCTGCCGCAGAACGTTATCAAGAACGCTACTGGCATGATCGCGAGTTCGATACTGTAGAGGAATTACGCACAGTCGCGGATCTCGCCGGATTGTCGCTCACAACCCTAGCGGTAGCTTGGGTTTTATCTAATCCTATTATCACTGCCCCCATCATCGGCGCTAGTCGCCCACAACAACTTGCTGACAACTTCAAGGCAGTGGAAGTCAAACTCGACGACAGTTTGAAACAAAAGTTAGATGACTTAACCGCCGAATACCGAAGGGGAGATTCTCTTCGTTAGTTTCAAGTCAGAGGCAGGGGGAACTGCACTCATTCCACTGCCGTGGAATGAAGGGGGCAACATGGATCTGACTGCGATCGCATAAGGAAGTCAGCTACAACCAAACAGCAAAAGTTTTTAAAGAGTGCTGCCAGAAGTCCCTAATACCGCCG
The Nostoc punctiforme PCC 73102 genome window above contains:
- a CDS encoding dienelactone hydrolase family protein, encoding MSVEQRSYETNNGSLPYLFSPVSDNAKQPAPLVLFLHGGRDRGTDLNVLLKWGLPRFVDLSDSLPYVFAAPQIPAEQTWADRADDVLALLDELIASQPVDPARVILAGFSLGSAGIWHVAALHPNRFAGLVPVSGRVPKTLGESELAALKDIPVQIFQGGQDKNLPIEDTENFVERLRKVGGKVDLTVLPEGDHFIADEVYSDPKLQQWLVSLSRRNTALVV
- a CDS encoding amidohydrolase family protein; translated protein: MTEYSRLKTSRSAAIRATLDYPVIDTDVHTNDFTPAFEDYIAKYGGVKLVDELRKTEASRLNSKSNGKDWYQQTPEERQYNRTIRSPWWARVTKNTLDLATYTLPGLLYERQAEQGSDYSVLFLNNVLAPAGASAENRQALQRAVNHYHADIYRKYSDRLTPVAGIPLTTPQEGIEELEFAVKTLGLKVINITGGVKRPIKAIADKYPADKFPEIAKYASYIDFYGLDSEYDYDPFWAKVVELGVPVTTHYGSQGWTGRSSISNYMNNHIGHFADGSEAFAKALFFGGVTKRFPQLRVAMLEGGADWGARVYIHLVDRFSKRNIKALENYNPALTNADELFEIFERYGAEVTQGHSLDKDELTKTVLGASFSRHSRAPIGSELDDFAAAGIETIEDIRDRWVNSFFFGSESDDRTIATAFNDKANPLGVKINAIYSSDVGHWDVPDLTSPLAESWDLVQEGVISEADFKSYVFANPYKFYTQANPEFFKGTAIESKVGNTEFKQVDKSLVVA
- a CDS encoding aldo/keto reductase, encoding MTLPTTNLGKTGLTFSRLCLGTMTFGLQTDEETSRDILDTAADGGINFLDTADVYPLGGGLATAGRTEEIVGRWLKGKRKHFILATKCVGRVGPAPWDQGASRKHILDAIDASLRRLGTDYIDLYQLHSDDTSTPLDETLEALDAVVRAGKVRYIGVSNFLAYRLARALGRAETRNLTRFVSIQPRYNLLFREIERELLPLAKEEGLGVISYNPLAGGLLTGKHILAQGPTSGTRFTLGAAAERYQERYWHDREFDTVEELRTVADLAGLSLTTLAVAWVLSNPIITAPIIGASRPQQLADNFKAVEVKLDDSLKQKLDDLTAEYRRGDSLR